In the Alphaproteobacteria bacterium genome, GCATCCTTGCGCTCCACCGGAAGGGCTGCGCGCACCGCCTCGATCAGCGCGGGCAATGTTGCCTCCGCGTCGCCCGCGATCGGCACGTCGACGGCCTGATAGCGCTGGAAGTCCTGGTAGTTGGACTTGAGATAGTAGTCGCCGCTGCCGATGCTGATCAGCGTCGTGCCGGATTTGACGCGGGGCTCGCGCAGGTTCTCGCCATTGTCAACGAACGCATTCACGGTGTTCCAGAAATCGGTCAATTCCAGTCCGATCAGAACGTCGGCCTGCCCGACGACGGCTCCGGCGCGCGTCGTGTGATTGAAACGATGCGTGGTCGGAAAATTCATGCGCCCGGCCTGATCGACCACCGGCGCCTGCAAGAGTTCGGCAAGCTCAATGAGCAGCCTGACGCCGTTCGGCGTGCGCGCCGCACGATCCGCGACAATCACCGGACGTTCGGCGCGCGCGAGCAGGCTCGCGGCCTCGCGCACCGCATTCGTGTCGCCCTGCGGCGGCGCGGTCGGCACGTAGCGCGGCACGCGCGGCGCCTCACCGTGGATCGCCTCCTGCTGCAACCCGGCATCGAGCGAGAGAAACACCGGCTCCTGCGGCGGCGTCATGGCGATCTTGTAGGCGCGCACGAACGACTCGGCGAAATGCGGCAGCGAAACGGGATTGTCGTCCCACTTGGTGAAGTCGCGCACCAGCGAGCCGATGTCCTGCGCGGCGTGGATCGTCGGCACGCCCGGCGGCCGGCGCGTCGCATCGAGATCGTTCCCGCCCATCACGATGACCGGCACGCGGTCGCACCACGCATTGTAGATCGCCATCGTGGCATGCTGCAGGCCGACCGTGCCGTGACACAGAACGAGCAGCGGCTTGCCGGTGATCTTCACATAGCCATGCGCGATACCGACGGAGGATTCCTCGTGCATGCAGGTGATGAACTCGGGCTTTCTGTTGCCGCCGTAAGTGAGCAGCGACTCGTGCAGGCCACGGAAGCTCGATGCCGGATTGGACGCGACGTAGTCGATGCCGAGCGATTTGATGACATCGACCATGAAGTCGGAGCCGGGCCGGCCGTCAGTGCGCGGCAATTCGCTTGGGCTTCCGGTTTCGGCGGCCGCGACCGCCGCAGTCGGCCGCAGCGCGGTGCGAGGCGTCGTCTCGGAATTGATCGACGGGACCGCGTGTCCGTCGGTCGTGGCGGTCGCAGCAGCGCCGGCCGCCGCCGCTGCGGTGAGAAAATGACGCCGATCGACCTTTTGCCTTGTCATGGGCCGCCTCCTCTTTTCACAAGGCGCCGAGGAATTGTGACGAGCATATTTCAGCCGCGCTGCCGGCGCCACGGAGCAGGAGGAGCGAAGCGCCGCCGCAAGCGGAACCGCCGTCCCTGTCCTTGAGCCGACCCTGTCGCGTCCGATACACTGAGGGCTTCCCGGTGCGTTCCCCGCGTGCCGCTTAAGGGGCTGAAATGCTAACAAAAAACCCGAACCGCCATTCGCGCCCAACCTTCACGGACCAGGAAGCCCTGCTGTTTCACAGCCAGGGGCGCCCGGGCAAGCTCGAGGTCATCGCCACCAAGCCGATGGCGACGCAGCGCGATCTCTCGCTTGCCTATTCGCCGGGTGTCGCCGTTCCGGTGCTCGCCATCGCCGAGGATGAGAGCAAGGCCTACGACTACACCACCAAGGGCAATTTCGTCGCGGTCATCACCAACGGCACCGCCATCCTCGGGCTCGGCAATCGCGGCGCGCTCGCCGCCAAACCCGTGATGGAAGGCAAGTCGGTGCTGTTCAAGCGCTTCGCCGACATCGACTCGATCGACCTCGAAGTGAACACCGAAGACCCGGACGAGTTCATCAACTGCGTCAAGTTCCTCGGCAAGGGCTGGGGCGGCATCAATCTCGAAGACATCAAGGCGCCGGAATGCTTCATCATCGAGCAGCGGCTGCGCGAACTGCTCGACATCCCGGTATTCCACGACGACCAGCACGGCACCGCGATCATTGCGGCGGCTGGGCTGATCAATGCGCTGCACCTGACCGGCCGCGACATCAAGCAGACAAAGCTTGTCGTCAACGGCGCGGGCGCAAGCGGCATTGCGTGCGTCGAATTGTTGAAGTCCCTCGGCCTGCATCCCAACAACGTGGTCCTCTGCGACACCAAGGGCGTGATCTACAAGGGCCGCACCGCCGGCATGAACCAGTGGAAGTCTGCCCACGCGGTCGAGACCAAGGCACGTACGCTGCAGGAGGCCTTCGACGGCGCGGACGTGGCCTTCGGGCTCTCGCAGAAGGGTGCCTTCACCATCGACATGGTGAAGTCGATGGCCGCAAAGCCGATCATCTTCGCGATGGCGAACCCCGATCCGGAAATCACCGTCGAGGACGTCGCGCAGGTCCGCTCCGACGCCATCATGGCGACCGGACGCTCCGACTATCCCAATCAGGTCAACAACGTTCTGGGCTTCCCCTATATCTTCCGCGGCGCGCTCGATGTGCGCGCCACCACCATCAACATGGAGATGAAGATCGCGGCCGCGCAGGCGCTCGCCGAGCTCGCGCGCGAGGACGTGCCGGACGAGGTGGCGGCGGCCTACGGGACGCGGCCCAAGTTCGGGCCGGACTACATCATTCCGGTGCCGTTCGACCCGCGGCTCATTTCCTATGTACCCCCGGCGGTCGCGAAAGCCGCGATCGACACGGGCGTCGCGCGCAAGCCGATCGTCGACATGGACGCCTATCGCCAGCAGCTGCGCAACCGGCGCGACCCGGTCGCGAGCGTGCTGTCGCGCGTGCACGACCGGCTGCGGCGCCAGCCCAAGCGCGTCGTCTTCGCCGAAGGCGAGGAAGAGCAGGTCATCCGTGCGGCCGCGGCCTTCGTCGAGCAGGAGCTCGGCACCGCGCTGCTCGTCGGCCGCGAGGATCGCGTGCGCGAAACCGCGAACAATGCCGGTATCGAACTGGAAGACGGGATCACGATCGTCAACGCGCGGCTGTCGCGGCGCAATCCCGAATATGCGGCCTATCTCTACGAGCGGCTGCAGCGCCGCGGCTACCTGATCCGCGACTGCCAGCGCATGGTGAACCAGGATCGCAACACGTTCGCGGCCTGCATGGTGGCGATGAACGATGCCGACGCGATGGTGACCGGCGTCACGCGCAATTTCTCGGTCGCGCTGGAAGAGGTGCGGCGCGTGATCGACCCCAAGCCGGGTCATCGCGTGATCGGCGTGTCGCTGGTGGTGGCGCGCGGGCGCACCGTGCTGGTTGCCGATACGGCAGTCACCGAGATGCCCGACGGCAAGGACATCGCCGAAATCGCCATCGAGGCGGCGGCGGTCGCGCGCAAACTGGGTTACGAGCCGCGCGTCGCGCTGCTCTCGTTCTCGACCTTCGGTCACCCGCCCGGCGAGCGGGCCGCCAAGGTGCAGGAGGCGGTGCGCATCCTCGATCAGCAGCGGGTCGATTTCGAATATGACGGCGAGATGGCGGCCGACGTTGCGCTCAATCCCGACCTGATGGCCGCCTACCCGTTCTGCCGCCTCTCCGGCCCCGCCAACGTGCTGGTGATGCCCGCGTTCCACTCGGCGGCGATCTCCACCAAGATGCTACAGGAGCTGGGCGGCGCCACCGTGATCGGCCCGCTGCTGGTCGGGCTCGACAATTCGGTGCAGATCGTCAACTTGTCCTCGAAGGACACGGATCTGGTCAACATGGCCGCGCTCGCGGCTTACAATGTGAGCGGGTGAAGAGGCGTCTCAAGAGGAAGAAGATGACTAGGAACAGACTGAAGGGCGTCGTCGCCGCCGTCGCAACCGCGGTTGACGAGACCGGCGCGCCGGATGCGGCGCGCTCCGTGAAGCTCGCGCGGTTTCTCCTCGACACCGGCTGCGACGGCCTCAACGTGCTCGGCACCACCGGTGAGGCGACCTCGTTCTCGCTCGACCAGCGCAAGGCGGTCATGAGCCATTACAAGAGTGCCGGCCTGCCGCTGGACCGGCTGATGGTCGGGACCGGGGCGGCTGCGACCTCCGACGCGATCGCGCTGACCCGGCACGCGGCCGAACTCGGCTTTGCGGGCGCGCTCGTGCTGCCGCCCTTCTATTACAAGGGCGTCCCCGACGACGGGCTCGCGGCCTATGTGGCGGCGATCGTGAAGGCGACCGCCGAGAAGCCGATCCCGATCTATCTCTATCACTTCCCCTCGCAGTCCGGCCTGCCGTGGCATGTGAAGCTGATCGCGCGGCTGCTCGAAGCCCATGGCGAGCGCATCGTGGGGCTCAAGGACTCTTCCGGGGACATGGACTACGCCCGCGCCGCGGCTGGCGTTGCAAAGGGTTTCGATGTGTTCCCCTCGACCGAGGCCTGCCTGACCGAAGCACGCACCGGCATCTTCGCGGGCTGCATTTCGGCGACCGCCAACCTGAATGCGGATCTGTGCCAGAAGGCCTGGGCCGGCGATGCGGCCGCACAGGAGGCTGCCGTCACCATCCGCAACCTGTTCAACGGCAAGCCGCTCGTGCCGGGCATCAAGTCCACGCTCGCGCACATTCACAATGATGCGGCTTGGGCGCGGGTCGCGCCGCCGCTGGCACCCTTCACCGCCGCCGACAAGACCGCGGCGAACGCCGGCTATGACACGGCGCGGGCCCGGAAAGTGGCCTAGAACGCGCGCTCCGATTGCGCGACTTTGCAAGCCGTCCGTGCTATAAGTTGCGCATGAGCGACGTTACGGAAAAGAGGCTCTCGAAGGCCGAGGTGGCGGAGCTGCGCAAGCTTCGCCTCGAAGCGATGAACCTGCAGGCGATCGAGGGCAATCCTCTCGATGCCGAGGACATCGCGATGT is a window encoding:
- a CDS encoding dihydrodipicolinate synthase family protein — its product is MTRNRLKGVVAAVATAVDETGAPDAARSVKLARFLLDTGCDGLNVLGTTGEATSFSLDQRKAVMSHYKSAGLPLDRLMVGTGAAATSDAIALTRHAAELGFAGALVLPPFYYKGVPDDGLAAYVAAIVKATAEKPIPIYLYHFPSQSGLPWHVKLIARLLEAHGERIVGLKDSSGDMDYARAAAGVAKGFDVFPSTEACLTEARTGIFAGCISATANLNADLCQKAWAGDAAAQEAAVTIRNLFNGKPLVPGIKSTLAHIHNDAAWARVAPPLAPFTAADKTAANAGYDTARARKVA
- a CDS encoding thiamine pyrophosphate-dependent enzyme, encoding MTRQKVDRRHFLTAAAAAGAAATATTDGHAVPSINSETTPRTALRPTAAVAAAETGSPSELPRTDGRPGSDFMVDVIKSLGIDYVASNPASSFRGLHESLLTYGGNRKPEFITCMHEESSVGIAHGYVKITGKPLLVLCHGTVGLQHATMAIYNAWCDRVPVIVMGGNDLDATRRPPGVPTIHAAQDIGSLVRDFTKWDDNPVSLPHFAESFVRAYKIAMTPPQEPVFLSLDAGLQQEAIHGEAPRVPRYVPTAPPQGDTNAVREAASLLARAERPVIVADRAARTPNGVRLLIELAELLQAPVVDQAGRMNFPTTHRFNHTTRAGAVVGQADVLIGLELTDFWNTVNAFVDNGENLREPRVKSGTTLISIGSGDYYLKSNYQDFQRYQAVDVPIAGDAEATLPALIEAVRAALPVERKDALAKRGEALRKAYAENRARTLTVATYGWDASPISTARLCAELWAQIRNEDWSLVSRDTFQSSWPHRLWAMEKHYHYIGGSGGYGEGYNAPAAVGAALANRALGRFSVNIQADGDLMYAPGVLWTAVHHKVPLLSVMHNNRAYHQEVMHVQRMANRRDRVLNDGPVGTLIDGPYIDYAKLAQSMGMYAIGPIEDPNELGPALKRAVQVVKAGEPALVDAVVQPR
- a CDS encoding NADP-dependent malic enzyme; amino-acid sequence: MLTKNPNRHSRPTFTDQEALLFHSQGRPGKLEVIATKPMATQRDLSLAYSPGVAVPVLAIAEDESKAYDYTTKGNFVAVITNGTAILGLGNRGALAAKPVMEGKSVLFKRFADIDSIDLEVNTEDPDEFINCVKFLGKGWGGINLEDIKAPECFIIEQRLRELLDIPVFHDDQHGTAIIAAAGLINALHLTGRDIKQTKLVVNGAGASGIACVELLKSLGLHPNNVVLCDTKGVIYKGRTAGMNQWKSAHAVETKARTLQEAFDGADVAFGLSQKGAFTIDMVKSMAAKPIIFAMANPDPEITVEDVAQVRSDAIMATGRSDYPNQVNNVLGFPYIFRGALDVRATTINMEMKIAAAQALAELAREDVPDEVAAAYGTRPKFGPDYIIPVPFDPRLISYVPPAVAKAAIDTGVARKPIVDMDAYRQQLRNRRDPVASVLSRVHDRLRRQPKRVVFAEGEEEQVIRAAAAFVEQELGTALLVGREDRVRETANNAGIELEDGITIVNARLSRRNPEYAAYLYERLQRRGYLIRDCQRMVNQDRNTFAACMVAMNDADAMVTGVTRNFSVALEEVRRVIDPKPGHRVIGVSLVVARGRTVLVADTAVTEMPDGKDIAEIAIEAAAVARKLGYEPRVALLSFSTFGHPPGERAAKVQEAVRILDQQRVDFEYDGEMAADVALNPDLMAAYPFCRLSGPANVLVMPAFHSAAISTKMLQELGGATVIGPLLVGLDNSVQIVNLSSKDTDLVNMAALAAYNVSG